A region from the Desulfitobacterium dehalogenans ATCC 51507 genome encodes:
- a CDS encoding trans-sulfuration enzyme family protein, translated as MRMNILTELAQIGNRRDPNGAISFPIYHSSTFAHPGFGESTGFDYSRTGNPTRQILEDAMASIEEGTKGFAFSSGMGAITTILSLFSQGDHLLVTEDLYGGTYRILKEVFNRFGLQVTFVDSSNLRAIEKEIRPDTKAIFTETPTNPLMKVADLKGIASLCQMHGLLNIVDNTFLTPYLQKPLNLGADIVIHSGTKYLGGHNDVVAGLVVVQGEELAARFGRLQNSLGATLGPQDSWLIIRGLKTLALRMRAQEENALQIAQWLEMHPLVTEVYYPGLEHHPGYATQLEQARGFGAMLSFRVKSPSLIPEILKSLKIISYAESLGGVESLITYPATQTHADIPHEVRARLGVDDCLLRLSLGIEAAEDLIGDLEQALKQML; from the coding sequence ATGAGAATGAATATTTTAACCGAACTGGCTCAGATCGGCAACCGCCGAGATCCCAATGGAGCGATTAGCTTTCCAATTTACCATTCATCCACCTTTGCTCACCCTGGCTTCGGTGAAAGCACAGGCTTTGATTACTCACGAACCGGCAACCCTACCCGCCAAATTCTGGAAGACGCTATGGCAAGCATAGAAGAAGGTACCAAAGGGTTTGCTTTTTCTTCAGGCATGGGCGCCATCACCACTATTCTCTCCTTATTTTCTCAAGGAGATCATCTCCTTGTTACAGAAGATCTTTATGGGGGAACCTATCGCATCCTTAAGGAAGTCTTCAACCGCTTTGGTCTTCAAGTGACCTTTGTGGATTCCAGCAATCTCAGGGCCATAGAAAAAGAGATCCGCCCCGACACAAAAGCCATCTTCACCGAAACACCGACCAACCCTCTAATGAAGGTTGCCGACCTTAAGGGGATCGCTTCCTTGTGCCAGATGCACGGTCTCTTAAATATAGTGGACAATACTTTTCTTACACCCTATTTGCAAAAACCACTGAACCTGGGTGCAGACATTGTTATTCATAGTGGCACCAAATATCTCGGTGGTCATAATGATGTCGTGGCGGGCCTCGTAGTGGTTCAAGGAGAAGAGCTTGCAGCTCGCTTTGGACGTTTGCAGAACTCTCTCGGCGCTACATTAGGCCCCCAAGATTCCTGGCTAATTATCCGGGGTTTGAAAACCTTGGCCCTGCGCATGAGAGCACAAGAAGAAAATGCCCTCCAGATTGCACAATGGCTGGAGATGCATCCCCTTGTCACCGAGGTCTATTATCCCGGACTTGAGCATCATCCCGGATATGCAACTCAGCTTGAACAAGCCCGAGGCTTTGGTGCTATGCTATCTTTCCGAGTAAAAAGTCCCAGCTTAATCCCCGAAATATTAAAATCTCTCAAGATTATTTCCTATGCAGAGAGCCTTGGTGGTGTAGAATCTCTAATCACTTATCCCGCTACCCAAACCCATGCTGATATTCCTCACGAAGTAAGGGCAAGGCTTGGGGTGGACGATTGTCTTCTCCGGTTATCCCTAGGTATCGAAGCCGCCGAGGATCTCATTGGAGATTTAGAACAAGCTTTAAAGCAGATGCTTTAG
- a CDS encoding YczE/YyaS/YitT family protein, protein MNLWKRLVYLFLGTFLLSFGIVMTMKANLGYAPWDVFHRGTADTVGITIGNVSIVASLVISIIVVLLGEKLGIGTIFNIFAIGIYIDLLLPLKLIPEMQSFIPGMIMLILGLFLCAFSSYLYIASGFGAGPRDSLMVALERKTKLSIGLCRGIIEVTVCLIGWILGGPVGIGTVISAFGIGICVQTVFAWVKFDATSVKHETIDETVKNLKGFYKKSVGEDA, encoded by the coding sequence ATGAATTTGTGGAAAAGGCTTGTGTATTTATTTTTAGGCACTTTTTTACTATCCTTCGGAATTGTTATGACCATGAAAGCCAATTTAGGTTATGCCCCCTGGGATGTGTTCCATCGGGGGACTGCCGATACTGTCGGCATCACAATTGGAAATGTTTCTATAGTGGCCAGTTTGGTGATCTCTATCATAGTCGTTTTGCTTGGAGAGAAGTTGGGTATTGGCACTATCTTTAATATATTTGCTATCGGAATTTATATTGACTTACTGTTACCCTTAAAACTAATCCCTGAGATGCAGAGTTTTATTCCAGGGATGATTATGCTCATCCTTGGATTATTCCTTTGCGCCTTTAGCTCCTATCTCTATATTGCCTCTGGTTTTGGAGCAGGCCCAAGGGATAGTCTAATGGTGGCTTTAGAGAGAAAGACTAAATTATCGATAGGGCTTTGCCGTGGGATTATTGAAGTAACGGTATGTTTGATCGGCTGGATTTTGGGCGGACCCGTAGGAATTGGTACAGTTATTTCTGCATTTGGAATAGGGATCTGCGTACAAACGGTCTTTGCTTGGGTGAAATTTGATGCGACTTCGGTCAAACATGAGACCATTGATGAGACCGTTAAGAATCTGAAGGGGTTTTATAAGAAATCCGTTGGAGAAGATGCCTAA
- a CDS encoding TetR/AcrR family transcriptional regulator: MARNKYPEVTINRILDTSMKLFMSKGYEHTTIQDIIDELGDLSKGAIYHHFKSKEEIMDAVNKRLAEQGIADIKTVAHDTGISGLDKLCKMLMFSIQSAQHEALDQTVPPFLRNPQLLALHMRDTMGSAADLLTGVIEEGIRDGSIHTAQPRRLAQMILLFFNVWFNPWMYSWTPNELKDIIFFARNVFEEIGVPIFTEEVLQSINELHSLSQKQK, encoded by the coding sequence ATGGCACGGAATAAATATCCTGAAGTAACGATAAACCGCATTCTCGATACATCCATGAAATTATTTATGTCCAAAGGATATGAGCATACGACGATACAGGATATCATCGATGAATTGGGAGATTTGAGTAAAGGCGCTATTTATCATCACTTCAAGTCAAAAGAAGAAATTATGGATGCGGTGAATAAAAGATTAGCTGAGCAGGGGATAGCGGATATAAAAACAGTTGCTCACGATACCGGCATATCCGGGTTGGATAAACTTTGTAAGATGCTTATGTTTTCTATACAATCGGCCCAACACGAGGCTCTCGATCAGACCGTACCGCCGTTTCTTAGAAATCCTCAATTATTGGCTCTTCATATGCGAGATACTATGGGCTCTGCAGCCGACCTGCTTACAGGTGTTATTGAGGAAGGTATTAGAGATGGATCCATTCATACAGCTCAACCCCGTCGGCTTGCCCAGATGATTCTCTTATTTTTTAACGTTTGGTTTAACCCGTGGATGTATTCTTGGACTCCCAATGAGTTAAAGGACATAATTTTCTTTGCAAGAAATGTATTTGAAGAAATAGGGGTCCCTATATTTACGGAAGAGGTTCTTCAATCCATTAACGAACTCCATTCGCTTTCCCAAAAACAGAAATAG
- a CDS encoding DUF2809 domain-containing protein yields MAAKRNRWTYLIFVGVTIILGLSSRQFSGYLPYTINLYLGDALWALMVFFMFCFIFRLKGTGWLAAVALLFTFGIEISQLYHAPWIDAIRQTRLGGLVLGYGFLWRDLVAYTIGVAVGAVIDRLINSYLP; encoded by the coding sequence ATGGCAGCAAAAAGAAATCGATGGACTTACCTTATCTTTGTTGGAGTAACAATAATACTTGGCTTAAGCAGCCGGCAGTTTTCGGGGTATTTGCCCTATACAATCAATCTTTACTTGGGAGATGCCTTATGGGCACTTATGGTTTTCTTTATGTTTTGCTTTATTTTCAGGTTGAAAGGAACCGGCTGGCTTGCTGCAGTAGCTTTGCTTTTCACCTTTGGAATTGAAATCAGTCAGCTTTATCATGCTCCCTGGATTGATGCTATAAGGCAAACCCGGCTGGGTGGTTTGGTGCTAGGGTATGGCTTTTTGTGGAGGGATTTAGTAGCCTATACCATCGGAGTAGCGGTGGGAGCAGTTATAGATAGGTTGATAAACTCTTACCTACCTTGA